A single Epinephelus lanceolatus isolate andai-2023 chromosome 22, ASM4190304v1, whole genome shotgun sequence DNA region contains:
- the LOC144459841 gene encoding uncharacterized protein LOC144459841: MLMYAMYATLLKPYDFSEVDMLSIRTWWCGQLLETFTLESPAGLAGTAISISPSPHLSHTCQSLSSESDAGLAGTPVSLSPSPHFSHTFQSRSCPAGPTGTPITTEDRPFLPPRSPSAYY; this comes from the exons ATGCTGATG TACGCAATGTATGCTACCCTCCTAAAGCCATATGATTTCAGTGAG GTGGACATGCTCTCTATCAGGACGTGGTGGTGTGGGCAGCTGCTGGAGACCTTTACGCTTGAAAG ccCTGCAGGACTAGCTGGCACAGCCATCTCAATCTCTCCATCTCCCCATCTCAGCCACACCTGCCAATCTCTAAGCAGTGAAAG cGATGCAGGACTAGCTGGCACACCCGTctcactctctccatctccccaTTTCAGCCACACCTTCCAGTCTCGAAGCTGTCCAGCAGGACCAACAGGCACACCCATCACAACAGAGGACAGGCCATTCTTACCACCCCGAAGTCCTTCAGCTTATTATTGA